One window from the genome of Oscillospiraceae bacterium encodes:
- a CDS encoding ABC transporter ATP-binding protein — protein sequence MDLLELKGISKIYGAVHALRDVDLTVRQGEWLAIMGPSGSGKTTLMNIIGCMDKPTNGSVFLDGVDIAAESPRNLTAIRRDKIGLIFQQFHLIGYLTALENVMVAQYYHSMPDESEALAALNRVGLRDRARHLPSQLSGGEQQRVCIARALINYPMLILADEPTGNLDETNEGIVLEIFRTLHREGSTIIVVTHDPEVAEEAQRTVVLEHGHVARILM from the coding sequence ATGGATCTGTTGGAACTGAAGGGAATTTCGAAAATCTACGGCGCTGTCCACGCACTACGGGACGTCGATCTGACGGTCCGGCAGGGCGAGTGGCTGGCCATCATGGGGCCGTCCGGTTCCGGGAAAACCACGCTCATGAACATCATCGGATGCATGGACAAGCCGACAAACGGCTCCGTCTTTTTGGACGGCGTCGACATCGCGGCGGAGAGCCCCAGAAATCTGACGGCCATCCGCCGCGACAAGATCGGCCTCATCTTCCAGCAGTTCCACCTGATCGGGTATCTGACCGCACTTGAGAATGTGATGGTGGCGCAGTATTATCACAGCATGCCGGACGAGAGTGAGGCGCTCGCGGCGCTAAACCGCGTCGGTCTGCGGGACAGGGCGCGGCACCTGCCGAGTCAGCTCTCCGGTGGCGAGCAGCAGCGCGTGTGCATCGCCCGCGCGCTGATCAACTACCCCATGCTGATTCTGGCGGACGAGCCGACGGGCAATCTGGACGAGACCAACGAGGGGATCGTGCTGGAGATCTTCCGTACCTTACACCGAGAGGGAAGCACGATCATCGTGGTCACGCACGACCCGGAAGTGGCCGAAGAGGCCCAGCGCACTGTCGTGTTGGAACACGGGCATGTGGCCAGAATTCTGATGTGA
- a CDS encoding ABC transporter permease, whose translation MFWRMVRGALFRQREKMLMIAFTVALGASLSTAMLSVMLDVGDKVNQELKTYGANINVIPKGASLLSDLYGVDDGSGVSNRYLKESELGRIKTIFWAFNIVDFTPYLNATVRLSAGGAEIDARITGTWFSHRMTLPTGEELDTGMRPMKAWWEVTGAWLTDGDEEGVMVGRLLAVRHGLTPGAKVTVETRTARRTLTVRGVFNAGGDEDEQLFAALSVVQALTDRTGLVSSVEVSALTTPDNELSRRAAQNPQSLSIKEWETWYCTAYVSAICYQIGEVVADAVAKPIRQVAESEGAILEKTQLLMLLITLLSLVGSALGISNLVTASVMERGGEIGLLKAVGAHDAPVSWLVLTEILLTGMVGGMVGYFVGLGFAQVIGHSVFGSAVNVRPMVLPIVSILVCLVTLAGSIPSIRLLLSLRPAEVLHGR comes from the coding sequence ATGTTCTGGAGAATGGTACGCGGCGCGCTGTTTCGGCAGCGGGAAAAGATGTTGATGATCGCCTTTACGGTGGCGCTGGGCGCCTCTCTTTCCACCGCGATGCTGAGCGTGATGCTCGACGTGGGCGACAAGGTAAATCAGGAGCTCAAAACTTACGGCGCGAATATCAATGTCATTCCCAAGGGAGCCTCCCTGCTGAGCGACTTGTATGGCGTCGATGACGGTTCCGGCGTATCGAACCGCTACCTCAAAGAATCGGAACTCGGTCGTATCAAGACGATCTTCTGGGCCTTCAACATCGTGGACTTTACTCCCTATTTGAACGCTACCGTTCGGTTGTCCGCCGGGGGCGCGGAGATCGATGCGCGCATCACAGGTACCTGGTTCAGCCACCGTATGACCTTGCCCACGGGGGAGGAACTCGACACCGGCATGCGCCCGATGAAGGCATGGTGGGAGGTGACGGGCGCGTGGCTGACCGATGGGGACGAGGAGGGTGTCATGGTGGGGCGACTGCTGGCGGTCCGCCACGGTCTGACCCCGGGCGCCAAGGTTACCGTCGAGACGCGGACGGCCCGGCGAACGCTTACGGTCCGGGGGGTGTTCAACGCCGGCGGAGATGAGGACGAGCAGCTTTTTGCGGCTCTCTCCGTTGTGCAGGCGCTGACGGACCGCACGGGGCTTGTCAGCAGCGTGGAGGTCAGCGCCTTGACGACACCTGACAACGAACTCTCCCGGCGGGCGGCGCAAAACCCCCAGAGCCTCTCGATCAAGGAGTGGGAGACCTGGTACTGCACGGCGTACGTCAGCGCGATCTGCTACCAGATTGGCGAGGTCGTCGCGGACGCGGTGGCCAAACCGATCCGACAGGTGGCCGAGTCGGAGGGCGCTATCCTTGAAAAAACGCAGCTTCTCATGTTGCTGATCACGCTGCTGAGCCTTGTGGGGTCCGCGCTCGGCATCTCGAACCTTGTCACGGCCAGCGTAATGGAGCGCGGCGGCGAAATCGGGCTGCTCAAAGCGGTGGGCGCGCACGACGCGCCTGTCTCGTGGCTCGTGTTGACGGAGATTCTGCTCACAGGAATGGTCGGCGGCATGGTCGGGTACTTTGTCGGTCTCGGCTTCGCGCAGGTCATCGGACACTCCGTCTTCGGCTCGGCCGTGAATGTGCGGCCGATGGTGCTGCCGATCGTCTCGATCCTCGTGTGCCTCGTGACGCTGGCCGGCAGCATCCCGTCGATCCGGCTGCTGCTCTCTCTGCGCCCGGCGGAGGTGTTGCATGGGCGCTGA
- a CDS encoding cobalamin-independent methionine synthase II family protein, translating to MSIKFQTVGSLLRPADLLKYKHKIEGRDNIAYPFYAALPGYEQCEAEATRTVVAKQIEHELSVITDGEYSKSMWHLDFVWGLGGIERYIAEHGYFFRDKDETQKYETRRDIGLRITGKLSGKNHHFITVWGRLKNIAGNRETKLCVPSPSHIFGELSWSDNIGGANSAYSTPQELKSGLTNAYKEFVEEYAKAGGKILQFDDCLWEIFADDNPNSPYTGENIDQATIQALAAEFIDINNALIDFGHSLGLTMWTHNCRGNYDSRNMGGGSYIKIANLFLKQLKYDRFFLEWDDERAGSLEALTVFKNKPNTEIVLGLLSSKTNTLDDETRVIRMLDEAARMIPKERLLLSHQCGFASCDGGNELTENEQWAKIDQGQKIALQYWGE from the coding sequence ATGAGTATTAAATTCCAAACAGTGGGCAGCTTGCTTCGCCCGGCAGATTTGCTGAAATACAAGCACAAAATCGAGGGCAGAGATAACATCGCCTACCCGTTCTACGCCGCGTTGCCCGGCTATGAGCAGTGCGAGGCAGAGGCTACCCGCACGGTTGTGGCAAAGCAAATCGAGCACGAACTGTCTGTTATCACGGACGGCGAGTATTCCAAATCAATGTGGCACCTTGACTTTGTCTGGGGTCTGGGCGGCATAGAGCGTTACATCGCCGAACACGGCTACTTCTTCCGCGACAAGGACGAGACACAAAAATATGAAACTCGCCGCGACATCGGTTTGCGTATCACTGGCAAACTCAGCGGCAAAAATCACCACTTTATCACGGTATGGGGGCGCCTGAAAAATATTGCGGGCAATAGGGAAACAAAGCTCTGCGTCCCTTCGCCGTCGCATATTTTCGGCGAATTGTCGTGGTCGGACAATATCGGCGGTGCAAACTCTGCGTATTCAACCCCGCAGGAACTTAAAAGCGGGCTTACCAACGCCTATAAGGAGTTTGTGGAAGAGTACGCCAAAGCGGGCGGTAAAATCCTGCAATTCGACGACTGCCTTTGGGAGATTTTTGCCGACGACAACCCCAACTCGCCTTACACAGGCGAGAACATCGACCAAGCAACCATACAGGCATTGGCGGCGGAGTTTATCGACATCAACAATGCGCTGATTGACTTTGGTCACAGCTTGGGGCTTACAATGTGGACGCACAACTGCCGCGGCAACTATGACAGCCGCAATATGGGCGGCGGTTCGTATATTAAGATTGCGAATCTCTTCTTAAAGCAACTGAAATACGACCGTTTCTTCCTCGAATGGGACGACGAACGTGCGGGTTCTTTGGAAGCGCTCACTGTTTTTAAGAACAAACCGAACACCGAGATAGTCCTCGGTCTGCTTTCAAGCAAGACAAACACACTCGACGATGAAACCCGTGTTATCAGAATGCTTGACGAAGCGGCGAGGATGATTCCGAAAGAGCGTCTCTTGCTTTCGCACCAGTGCGGCTTTGCCTCCTGCGACGGTGGCAACGAATTGACCGAGAACGAGCAGTGGGCGAAAATTGACCAAGGGCAAAAAATCGCCTTACAGTATTGGGGCGAATAG
- a CDS encoding FTR1 family iron permease: MRKKLLIAAILLVSTNIFSVVALASDYGSWGEMVDAMGVVADEAYDLYVAGDVAGAKAQVDVIYYQFYEKLGFEKTVMAYLSGDRAAQVEYQFSDAKRAMTDGANPAEVRASLDTLAAWLREDADRLDGKEESPAGVFAAALLIITREGFEAIIIVGAIIAYLVKSGHKDKTRAVYWGSLAALGASVLMAFVLSGLSSVSGANQEIIEGATMLVAVAVLFYVSNWMVSKAEAAVWTTYIEGKVASSLTRGSVFSLAFAAFLAVFREGAETILFYDALLAETQTYFSMVWIGLSVGLVGLVVIYLLIRVLSIRLPLKPFFLGTSVLLFLMSITFVGAGVKELQEGNVIGVTPLPGISSVDLLGIYPTLETLLPQVLLLAATVVTFAVQIRRWKQHRPAAPAAS; the protein is encoded by the coding sequence GTGCGCAAAAAGCTACTCATCGCGGCCATTTTGTTAGTATCTACTAACATTTTTTCCGTGGTGGCGCTGGCATCCGACTACGGCAGTTGGGGCGAGATGGTGGACGCGATGGGGGTTGTCGCCGACGAGGCGTATGATTTATACGTCGCGGGGGACGTGGCCGGCGCCAAGGCGCAGGTCGACGTGATCTATTATCAGTTTTATGAAAAATTGGGGTTTGAGAAGACGGTCATGGCGTATCTGTCCGGCGACCGCGCGGCGCAGGTCGAGTACCAGTTCAGCGACGCAAAGCGGGCCATGACGGACGGCGCCAATCCGGCGGAGGTGCGGGCCTCGCTCGACACGCTGGCGGCTTGGCTGCGGGAAGACGCGGACCGGCTGGACGGCAAGGAGGAGAGCCCCGCCGGCGTGTTTGCCGCCGCGCTGCTCATCATCACCCGCGAGGGGTTTGAGGCCATCATCATCGTCGGCGCGATCATCGCCTACTTGGTGAAGAGCGGCCACAAAGACAAGACGCGGGCGGTCTATTGGGGTTCTCTGGCCGCACTGGGCGCCAGCGTGCTGATGGCCTTTGTCCTCAGCGGGCTCTCAAGCGTCAGCGGAGCGAATCAGGAGATCATCGAGGGTGCGACTATGCTGGTCGCCGTCGCGGTGTTGTTCTACGTCAGCAACTGGATGGTCTCCAAGGCCGAAGCGGCCGTCTGGACGACCTACATCGAGGGCAAAGTGGCCAGTTCGCTCACGCGGGGTAGCGTGTTTTCGCTCGCGTTCGCGGCGTTTTTGGCCGTCTTCCGTGAGGGTGCCGAGACAATTCTCTTTTATGACGCGTTGCTGGCGGAGACGCAGACTTACTTCAGTATGGTCTGGATCGGGTTGAGCGTCGGTCTCGTGGGGCTCGTCGTCATCTATCTGCTGATCCGCGTGCTGAGCATCCGTCTGCCGCTAAAGCCCTTCTTCCTCGGCACCAGCGTGTTGCTGTTCCTAATGTCCATCACCTTCGTGGGGGCGGGCGTCAAGGAGCTTCAGGAGGGCAACGTCATCGGCGTGACGCCGCTGCCTGGCATCAGTTCGGTGGATCTCCTCGGCATCTATCCCACGCTGGAAACATTGCTCCCGCAGGTCCTGCTGCTGGCCGCCACCGTCGTCACCTTTGCGGTCCAGATCCGGCGGTGGAAACAGCATCGCCCGGCGGCGCCGGCGGCTTCGTGA
- a CDS encoding DUF3793 family protein, protein MHTSLERALARHGGPVLLGRKPAAMFPLPVSGAAHAHPARLCDGALSLNILWRRPCHELILIYRPPLLEKTLAAPDARAALIDLGYPAHGGAEALLACLRRRFQTAEDFPHEVGFFLGYPTEDVTGFIEHKGRGCKLSGPWKVYGDVARAQALFSEYEQCRTYLLAHIARGGSLQTLSPACELAISYH, encoded by the coding sequence ATGCACACATCACTTGAGAGAGCGCTGGCCCGGCACGGCGGCCCCGTGCTGTTGGGGCGCAAGCCGGCGGCCATGTTTCCGCTGCCGGTGTCCGGGGCGGCGCACGCGCACCCCGCCCGTCTCTGCGACGGCGCCTTGTCTCTGAACATACTGTGGCGGCGTCCCTGTCATGAGCTGATTCTCATCTACCGGCCGCCGCTTTTGGAGAAGACGCTGGCCGCTCCCGATGCGCGGGCGGCGCTGATCGATCTGGGCTATCCAGCCCATGGCGGCGCGGAGGCGCTGCTGGCGTGTCTGAGGCGCCGTTTTCAGACGGCGGAGGACTTCCCCCACGAGGTGGGGTTCTTTCTCGGCTATCCGACGGAGGATGTGACTGGCTTCATCGAACACAAGGGGCGCGGCTGCAAACTCAGCGGGCCTTGGAAGGTGTACGGTGACGTGGCGCGCGCCCAGGCGCTTTTTTCGGAATACGAGCAGTGCCGAACCTACCTGCTGGCCCACATTGCGCGCGGCGGTTCGCTGCAGACGCTGTCACCAGCCTGCGAGCTTGCGATATCATATCACTGA
- a CDS encoding flavodoxin, which produces MADTAIVFWSGTGNTKAMAESIASGLRAVGAEADVFEVPDVTAADIAGHAKIAFGCPSMGSEVLEEAEFEPFFAEVEGSLAGKKVALFGSYGWGDGEWMRDWVERAKAAGATLFDDGFIVQETPDEAACLDHGSRFAAF; this is translated from the coding sequence ATGGCAGACACAGCGATTGTATTTTGGAGCGGCACGGGGAACACGAAGGCCATGGCGGAGAGCATCGCGTCCGGCCTGCGAGCCGTGGGTGCGGAGGCGGATGTATTTGAGGTGCCGGACGTGACGGCCGCAGACATTGCCGGCCATGCGAAGATCGCCTTCGGCTGCCCGTCCATGGGTAGCGAGGTCCTGGAGGAAGCGGAATTTGAGCCCTTCTTCGCCGAGGTGGAGGGGTCTCTCGCCGGAAAAAAAGTGGCGCTGTTTGGTTCCTACGGCTGGGGCGACGGGGAATGGATGCGCGACTGGGTGGAGCGCGCCAAAGCCGCGGGCGCCACGCTCTTCGACGACGGTTTCATTGTCCAGGAGACCCCCGACGAAGCCGCCTGCCTGGACCATGGCAGCCGTTTCGCCGCTTTTTAG
- a CDS encoding DUF2318 domain-containing protein, translating into MLKYLILVVQNMLTTAILTSLTLAFVQKESGEGRRRLGAAFGAGAAAALVIAVLRRTTRYINREYWNTGTLAFSIFVGIFFLLLIWSVLFRKRGAFRAQARDAAAAVLVGLQAFYALPDLFLYPTEFVLAGESMISTDFLFSFIGYLAGVLLVLLSALALHRVGQTLSARLLRALLTAALAIHMANQLSSILQFLLARRIIPMMRWLFNLLRPVINHNVYFLYALMLLSVLLPLLTWLQNRGPGEGGQNPAERRKLRAARRRRRRWSAVAASGYVLAVLTMTMGKAYSEREVVLSPAEPMTIANGEILIPLEQVGDWHLHRFAHIASDGTEVRFIVVQKNEAAFGVGLDACDICGATGYYERDDEVVCKLCDVVMNRQTIGFKGGCNPVPLAYAVRGGQMVIQIEDLENEKSRFGSRAS; encoded by the coding sequence TTGCTGAAATACCTGATCTTGGTGGTTCAGAACATGCTGACGACGGCGATCCTCACGAGCCTCACGCTCGCGTTCGTGCAAAAGGAGAGCGGCGAGGGCAGACGGCGGCTCGGCGCCGCCTTTGGAGCGGGTGCCGCCGCGGCGCTGGTCATTGCCGTGCTGCGGCGCACGACCCGTTACATCAACAGGGAATACTGGAACACTGGGACGCTCGCGTTCTCGATCTTTGTGGGAATTTTCTTTCTCCTGCTGATCTGGAGCGTGTTGTTTCGAAAACGCGGGGCGTTTCGCGCGCAGGCGCGCGACGCGGCGGCGGCTGTGCTTGTCGGCCTGCAGGCGTTTTACGCCCTGCCCGATCTGTTTCTCTATCCCACGGAATTTGTACTCGCAGGCGAGAGTATGATCAGCACCGATTTCCTATTCAGTTTCATCGGCTATCTGGCCGGAGTGCTGCTCGTGCTGCTGTCTGCGCTGGCGCTGCACCGGGTTGGCCAGACGTTGTCGGCGCGCCTCCTGCGCGCGCTGCTCACCGCCGCGCTCGCGATCCATATGGCAAACCAGCTCTCGTCAATTCTGCAGTTTCTCCTCGCCCGCCGCATCATTCCGATGATGCGATGGCTGTTCAATCTGCTGCGGCCCGTCATCAATCACAACGTGTACTTCCTGTACGCGCTGATGCTGCTGAGCGTTCTTTTGCCGCTGCTCACCTGGCTCCAAAACCGAGGGCCGGGGGAAGGAGGACAAAACCCCGCCGAACGGCGCAAGCTGCGGGCCGCCCGCCGCCGCCGCCGCCGCTGGAGCGCCGTGGCCGCATCCGGCTATGTGCTCGCCGTGCTGACGATGACCATGGGCAAGGCATACAGCGAACGCGAGGTCGTCCTCTCTCCCGCGGAGCCGATGACGATTGCGAACGGAGAGATTCTGATCCCGCTGGAGCAGGTGGGAGACTGGCATCTGCACCGCTTTGCGCACATCGCCTCGGATGGCACGGAGGTGCGTTTCATTGTCGTACAAAAAAATGAGGCCGCTTTTGGCGTGGGGCTGGACGCCTGTGACATCTGCGGCGCCACCGGCTACTACGAGCGCGACGACGAAGTGGTCTGCAAACTGTGCGATGTGGTCATGAACCGGCAGACCATCGGGTTCAAGGGCGGCTGCAACCCGGTACCTCTGGCCTATGCTGTCCGCGGCGGTCAGATGGTCATTCAGATCGAAGACTTAGAAAATGAAAAAAGCCGTTTTGGCAGCAGAGCTTCGTAG
- a CDS encoding ABC transporter permease, which translates to MNRQQFFLKMIVGSLVRRRSRMLVALLAVAIGATILSGLITVYYDIPRQMGQEFRSYGANLLLVPAGDEVSFGVDTVRRAADMLPSDGAVGVAPYCYQMVKINEQPFMAAGTALDEARKASPYWFVSGRWPERGGEVLIGQEVSDVVRLLPGQSFTMVGPGADGGTFSQTFAVSGVVQTGGAEEAFVFMALDDFVAMTGRDRIDVVECSVSASGSALADIAARIESGVPGVSARLVRRVTQSEGAVLTKLQSLVYLVTVVVLLLTMICVATTMMAVVAERRREIGLKKALGAANRSIVSGFLGEGIFLGGIGGLLGDVLGFLFAQVVGQNVFSRSIAFQPLLIPITLAASIAVTALACLLPVRSATDVDPAIVLRGE; encoded by the coding sequence ATGAACAGACAACAATTTTTTCTCAAGATGATCGTTGGCTCTTTGGTCCGGCGTCGATCCCGGATGTTGGTGGCGCTGCTAGCCGTGGCCATCGGCGCGACCATCCTCTCCGGGTTGATCACTGTCTACTATGACATTCCGCGGCAGATGGGGCAGGAATTTCGTTCCTACGGCGCAAACCTGCTCCTTGTCCCTGCGGGCGACGAGGTGTCCTTCGGCGTGGACACAGTCCGCCGGGCGGCGGACATGCTCCCGTCGGACGGAGCCGTCGGCGTCGCCCCTTACTGCTACCAGATGGTCAAAATCAACGAACAGCCGTTTATGGCGGCGGGCACCGCGCTGGACGAAGCCCGGAAGGCAAGCCCCTATTGGTTCGTCTCCGGCCGGTGGCCGGAGCGCGGCGGCGAGGTGTTGATTGGCCAGGAGGTATCCGACGTCGTCCGTCTGCTGCCCGGTCAATCTTTCACAATGGTCGGGCCCGGTGCGGACGGCGGGACATTCAGCCAAACCTTTGCGGTGTCCGGCGTCGTGCAGACGGGCGGCGCGGAGGAGGCGTTTGTCTTCATGGCGCTGGACGACTTCGTGGCAATGACGGGTCGGGACCGGATCGATGTGGTCGAGTGCAGTGTCTCCGCCTCCGGCAGCGCGTTGGCGGATATCGCGGCACGGATCGAGTCCGGCGTACCCGGTGTGAGCGCGCGCCTTGTGCGGCGCGTGACGCAATCGGAGGGCGCGGTGCTGACGAAACTGCAGTCTCTCGTGTACCTTGTCACGGTGGTGGTGCTGCTGCTGACGATGATCTGTGTGGCGACCACGATGATGGCCGTCGTCGCGGAGCGTCGGCGGGAGATTGGACTCAAAAAGGCCCTCGGCGCCGCGAATCGGAGTATTGTCTCGGGATTTTTGGGCGAGGGGATCTTTTTGGGTGGTATTGGGGGGCTGCTCGGCGACGTGCTCGGCTTCCTCTTCGCGCAGGTGGTGGGCCAGAATGTTTTCAGCCGCTCCATCGCGTTTCAGCCGCTCCTTATCCCCATCACTCTGGCGGCCTCGATTGCGGTGACGGCTTTGGCCTGCCTGCTCCCCGTCCGCAGCGCCACAGATGTGGATCCGGCGATTGTGCTGCGGGGGGAATAA
- a CDS encoding LysR family transcriptional regulator — protein MTLQQLKYFIEIVNCGSINKAAERLFIAQPSLSNALKDLENEFSLDLITRTPRGISLTSDGAEFLSYARQVVEQSGLLEERFLHNKPSRKILSVSMQHYAFAINAFVNMVKKSKADEYEYTLREARTFEIIEDVKNLRSEIGILFVSAFNRKVMEKTFRENGLTFHSLFTSKPHIFTGSGSPLAKKKSVTLADLADYPRLSFEQGDFNSFYFSEEILSTEFSKKDIKVGDRATIFNLMIGLNGYTISTGIVSADLNGENIKAIPLLVDDEIEVGYIAHKDIGLTRQSEMYLEELKAVVAEYSVEIGNEL, from the coding sequence ATGACCTTACAACAGCTTAAATACTTCATTGAAATCGTGAACTGCGGGTCAATTAACAAGGCTGCCGAACGCCTATTTATCGCCCAACCGAGCCTTTCAAATGCTCTAAAAGACTTGGAGAATGAATTCTCACTTGACCTTATCACCCGCACGCCGCGCGGCATTTCTTTGACGAGCGATGGCGCGGAGTTTTTGAGCTATGCCCGTCAAGTTGTGGAGCAGTCTGGCTTGCTCGAAGAGCGGTTCCTGCATAACAAACCGTCTCGTAAAATCCTCTCGGTGTCGATGCAACACTATGCTTTCGCCATAAACGCCTTTGTTAATATGGTGAAAAAATCGAAGGCGGACGAGTATGAGTACACCCTGCGCGAGGCACGGACGTTTGAAATCATTGAGGATGTGAAAAATCTGCGGAGCGAAATCGGAATTTTATTTGTGAGCGCATTTAACCGCAAGGTGATGGAGAAAACCTTTCGCGAAAACGGCTTGACATTTCATTCGCTGTTTACGTCAAAGCCGCATATTTTTACGGGTTCCGGCAGTCCTCTGGCAAAGAAAAAGTCTGTTACGCTTGCAGACTTGGCGGACTATCCGCGCCTCTCTTTTGAGCAGGGCGACTTTAACTCGTTTTACTTTTCGGAGGAAATTCTAAGCACGGAATTCTCAAAGAAGGACATAAAGGTCGGAGACAGGGCAACAATCTTCAATCTGATGATAGGTCTTAATGGCTACACCATATCCACAGGCATTGTCAGTGCGGACTTGAACGGCGAGAACATAAAAGCCATTCCGTTGCTCGTGGACGATGAAATTGAGGTTGGATACATCGCGCACAAGGACATTGGACTGACCCGCCAATCGGAAATGTATCTTGAAGAATTAAAAGCGGTCGTGGCCGAATACAGTGTGGAGATTGGAAACGAGTTATAG
- a CDS encoding FMN-binding protein, with translation MRAKMMEACLKPAALGLLTVLLLMGCAASPKYKDGVYTGVSGEDDRGAYGEVTVTIASGRVAKCLFVTWQEDGSIKDEDYGKVNGEIENRDYYEKAQLAVRAMARYAAQFEETGALSGVDVVSGATIAYNQFTEAIDAALATAQ, from the coding sequence ATGAGAGCGAAAATGATGGAGGCCTGCCTGAAGCCGGCGGCGCTGGGTCTGCTGACCGTGTTGCTGCTCATGGGCTGCGCCGCCAGCCCCAAATACAAGGACGGCGTTTACACCGGCGTGAGCGGCGAGGATGACCGGGGTGCGTACGGTGAGGTCACCGTCACGATTGCGTCCGGCCGTGTCGCCAAGTGCCTCTTTGTCACTTGGCAGGAGGATGGCAGTATTAAGGACGAGGACTACGGCAAAGTGAACGGCGAGATCGAAAATCGGGACTATTATGAGAAGGCACAGCTCGCTGTCCGAGCGATGGCCCGGTACGCGGCGCAGTTTGAGGAGACAGGCGCACTGTCCGGCGTGGACGTGGTGAGCGGCGCCACCATTGCGTACAACCAGTTCACCGAAGCGATCGACGCCGCGCTCGCGACGGCGCAGTGA
- the copZ gene encoding copper chaperone CopZ, whose amino-acid sequence MEKTILRVDGMSCEHCVKAVTGAVGGLPGVAGVAVDLGAGTVTLDYDPAQTPLDQIKAEIEDQGYDVG is encoded by the coding sequence ATGGAGAAGACAATCCTGCGGGTGGATGGGATGTCCTGCGAACACTGCGTAAAGGCCGTCACGGGTGCTGTAGGGGGGTTGCCCGGCGTCGCCGGCGTGGCCGTGGACCTGGGCGCCGGGACCGTGACGCTGGACTACGACCCGGCTCAGACGCCGCTGGACCAAATCAAAGCTGAGATTGAGGATCAGGGGTACGATGTGGGGTGA
- a CDS encoding iron transporter has product MKHTKLFAWILAAVLMAALLAACANQPAGGKDDDQSGAPVAPGDVAGFEEFPIGDDLVLGPLNVAAVYFQPVDMEPASGSLPASEADMHIEADISAAEGNDLGYGVGDFVPWLQVSYTITREDGTVASEGNFMPMSASDGPHYGANIKLGEAGDYKVKFTIESPEGQGYLLHVDPTTGVPGRFWTTPLVAEWDFAYVPHEW; this is encoded by the coding sequence ATGAAACACACAAAACTGTTCGCGTGGATTCTGGCGGCGGTCCTGATGGCGGCGCTGCTGGCCGCCTGCGCCAACCAGCCCGCCGGCGGCAAGGACGACGATCAGAGCGGCGCGCCGGTGGCGCCGGGCGATGTGGCCGGGTTTGAAGAGTTTCCGATCGGCGACGATCTTGTGCTGGGCCCGCTGAACGTGGCGGCCGTGTATTTCCAGCCGGTCGACATGGAGCCCGCCTCCGGCAGCCTGCCCGCCAGCGAGGCCGACATGCACATTGAGGCCGACATCTCCGCGGCCGAGGGCAACGACCTCGGGTACGGCGTGGGTGACTTTGTGCCCTGGCTGCAGGTCTCCTATACCATCACCCGGGAGGACGGCACTGTGGCCTCCGAGGGTAACTTCATGCCGATGAGCGCAAGCGACGGCCCGCACTACGGCGCCAACATCAAGCTCGGTGAGGCCGGCGATTACAAAGTCAAATTCACGATCGAGAGTCCCGAGGGTCAGGGTTACCTGCTGCATGTGGATCCGACCACCGGCGTACCCGGGCGTTTTTGGACGACGCCGTTGGTCGCAGAGTGGGACTTTGCGTATGTCCCGCACGAATGGTAA